From the Lactuca sativa cultivar Salinas chromosome 9, Lsat_Salinas_v11, whole genome shotgun sequence genome, the window ttttcatttgagtttgtaaggataagtttttccgcacttttataaataaaatatatttttttaattttgtcttatttatatccttgcaatgttgtttgtgaaaattgatgcttgTCGTTTTCTATTATAAGCAGTATTAAggggatgtgattcttagttatgttatttatggtagtgtcataatttttctaagtaaggaaagatttccatcacccaagtttcaattggacagaagcttggaatcatatgatttgaatcatctgatgtatggaaatcttgatacttaggaaattaagattATTCCTTGATCatacaagtatgtgagtcaagtgaaggactgaaggactagaacacaatgttgtgcactggtcaaatccaccacaaataacaataagattatTTGTCATGAtctactaaaagtctagtaaatgtggttatgcttacaagattaagtataattttgaattattgaaaaggttcaataatagcagaacgaataagaagaatcaactgggcagaaagataaaagtttctctaatctgaaaagaagggagagtacttttgtatcatgttttTGGTCATCTcattgattatgaaaccatatcacaattgatcctccaggtaaaccttagtgcactagtatggctaagaagaggaatcggaaattgttgaaatggttaagtccaaaggtgaatcatactttgttccaaaatcaagtcttagagtcatattccaagattgtgacttgagtgactcatcttaagaagttctaacacactcatcaaatgtgaagtagaaaattgtttttcttactcttgcacgtgtGAAATTagtaaattgtgatgtcttggataagacaaagaccaactaataccaattgtatgtcgtgtttgtcttgataagaatccgcactaactcttgaatatttgtttgtcaagaaatgttttttgacaagagaatcttatatgtcaagaggtcaatgagagtctaaatgatcttgaaaaggttcaagatctaatcaagagtaaacttattcatcactagcacacgactcgaggttcataacctatcatgttgacatattcttgtttttgtaccATTCCAGTTTAAGTCAACTATGCAtgtgaattctatgagttctcaattgaatgcataaaggcaaagcaccttgttcaatgaaagtacattgactagtataggtgagctgataaataacttggaagcaatggtgggacccttgatggcaagaaattaggaTTGAAtaggttcagtccatatgagtttggatttgtcttaAACCTTGTCTtacgattatggttatgacaattcacatggataggaacacatacaccataaaagctaagtgtcataaggtttctctccgtttcatgaaaaatgattgcgatgaaacactttcactaagagagattttaaggagatagcaattgtgataattgtattctcaaattcgattatgattacgacatccctcgtcatagttcgaattgtgagatttggcaattagttttaacacacatatgagctttctaaggaaaagtgtatgagttgagaagcttgtaagggtttatcgaagcatatcgtattagaaatatgaactttggaagtcaataagtactgatttctaaaagtccaactgttttctgaatacacgtcaaatctagtgggagcataaatgttatgctggtatggatataattattatgttagtgggagcatgattattattttaagtgttgcaagttagcaatattaattatataaaaaaagtttcaattcgcaaagttgcaaaggttgaatagttatttttctataattaagggagagaatattatacttcgtttcgaaatctaaaggcttagatcgagaaagtttaattaaatttagtcaaaagacatatatgaatgttatgttgaaaaggtttAACATAGGGGCATTCTATATATGCCAGTATTATAGCAaaaaactggtaaagtatcacacttttattatgaatcgtgtcccatatgcttcggatataggatcaattgcatatgctgtaatattcgactgttttaaaattttccaaatgcctagggcattaagagggaaaagggactagaactggaTTGACTAAAATAATTGAAAAACTATCAATGACAATCTacggttcgctaaggattggtcgcttgtgaacagttggaagtatagtaatgaatggaccatatcgacattattatgaatagataagactctattcacaatgagttgtcatatggaaaatatggaaatgtttccatattgggagttggattttGAGAATCtatgattagaaacttttatgtaagaaggatgttcaaaggaatgtactttgaatgtgagacttcacatatatggaattgtcttgtaacaatctccaatagagaactttgtaatttcattggcaaattcttggtgacttttgtgcaataagattacaaaaggatcattgcataaaatgttaggatctaacatattctagtagtggcgagaattttgttcttacactaacgataaggattagggattgtgaaatgagcatcattggaaatgtttttcaattgatctatttcacaaagtatggaccataggtaaacagagtgtgcatgcttggtacATGGGACAACTGctattataattcaagtaataagttgattatgcgaaacattatacaatgaataatgtgtaatcaatatggtgactaaataaaaggggttttatttatactcaaaagtttggggccatattggattcgattattattgtgtttcattttgcatgttttgaattcccgaataataaaattattcaaaccatccacagtcgctaaatactatggaattgtcttgtaacaatctccaatagagaactttgtaatttcattggcaaagtcttggtgacttttgtgcaataagattacaaaaggatcattgcataaaatgctaggatctaacatattctagtagtggcgagaattttgttCTTACACTAACGATAAGGATTAGGGATTGTGAAACGagaatcattggaaatgtttttcaattgatctatttcacaaagtatggaccataggtaaacagagtgtgcatgcttggttcATGGGACAACTGctattataattcaagtaataagttgattatccaaaacattatacaatgaataatgtgtaatcaatatggtgactaaataaaaggggttttatttatactcaaaagtttggggcatattggattcgattattattgtgtttcactttgcatgttttgaattcctaaataataaaattattcaaaccatccacagtcgctaaatactttggaagtaggtattgaagctagactgtcatgaatccgtctgtagattgtctaaagtgtttagacatagcacaagtttgctgcagagttcatgagtgttcCTATAAGactagagtattggattaaacccacacttacttgaatcacttcatggattttatcacgagtgcttagtgagacgataatatcttatattcttgaaaccgagacgtgtgagttgtattctgcaagtcggttgcacattgataatatgtaaacgcaccagtaacttggtgttataaaacatattgttgtgtgtgatttgatgagtaggtacaaccgagcatttgagtcaaagtttatccatttcttttacccaaagtgggataaaagcaatatctgtgggctcctcgatgacttagtgatgacaccctaagagcttggccaagctaggactaagttgatgtgttcaattgtagtcggttgtcagtcgtcataaatcagaaatcaggaaacaacacatagactgagagaatgattataatctatgtctcatgtctatacgatatctagaatggaggaatatatgatccttatctaaaggacacgtttctgataagattagagttctaCAACGACTTTTAAAAGCTacaattgctgatcaggttctgaagtcgtaTGCAAAatacttattagacttatccaagtgagagactgttggatttggtgtctaagctcataactattttggtatgtacttgacccgatagagcatggtccttttgggttgccttcaccatagtaactgataggatgaactaaggagaaaaatgattaattatgatttattaatatattatgtgaatactatattaaaagagaaatcatattgtttaattaatattagttaagaattaataagaattaattgtgtggctaaaagagattaattaaataaaaggggttgatattgcaattataagatagttgcaattgggttgtggattcctaatggaaagggcattggacgaaatctatgggaagcccatatgattttcatctaaaggctttctaagggaactccatgggttgcttaagacCTAAGcagagagttagggtttcacctgaaaccctagcagcccacacaagtatataaagacccctagggaTCCCAAAAATGTGGCTAAGCTTTCTCTAGAAGATCTTGGACGTTTTTGGTTCTCCTCCtccctctcctaagtcatcttgttgctcatggtgtttgtgactccattagaggtgcaacatttgaggcactaagctttcataAGTTAAGAtcaagaggaattgagattgttattgctacataacaataaaggtaagatctaaacccttttATCATGATAATATCGAatattatatgctagatctagggtttatgagctttggatgattattgcatattcattagacaaactagattcaaagctttagggtttgcatatacaccataggattgttgtagtgctcataacccatcaactATTTTACCGCTAACCTAGCTTGGACCAAAATCAAGGCCCAAACTCAAACTCTGGAGGCCCAAAAGCCAAATACTAAATCAAGGCCCAATATATGGCCCAAATTTCCAATttaggcccaaaccccttacatgggccttaccctaaagtccATCCATATATCCTATCCATACACTTGTTCTCAGATGGCCCAACAAGAACCCAAACACCTAGGCCCAAAAGGAAGGCCTATCTCAAGGCTCaaacaaaaattagggttttcacataaaataatgattagggttaagtaagaacacttaacccattaaggacttaatccattaattccaaTATTGCATTAAGTTAATTGCAAATGATTATTAGTTAATATTTTAAGTCTAATAAATAGTTTTAGTGCGGGTCCCGATCaattccaaaattagggtttcaagacattagggttttctaaaccctaattagggtttccaacctaaaTAGCCAATTAGGTTAATTAAAGTTTAATGagttgggcaccacccactaGCACCCCGGGCGGTGGTGGTCAACGGTGGGTCAACGGTGgttcatggcggcagccaccacctcacggtggtggtggttatgatttttaggccaaaacagtgaaaaacattccAAACACCCGTCCAAATGCACACATATATACACACAACCACACAAAGTGGTGGCTGATGGCGGCAAAACAACAACatgaggtggcagccaccaccttataGTGGTGGTGACAGGTCTTCCTTAATCAATCCGGCCAAAATTACATCTATAAAACATCACACCCCAAAATCCACGTAATAGCACCATAATATACACATACAGCCACCCACCCACGGTGGCTGTTGGTGGTGGAAAAGAAGGAGTGGTGgtagccaccatggttggcaacCTTGGTGGTTTTTTCGTGATTTCCGGCCATCCTCACGCATCTAATGATTGAACATGTACTCCTCATCGCCCTAATTAGACACAGACACACCATACACACAGGATGACACCCACAACACTGCCACCCATGTGGTGGCAAATAGCAGCCGAGGAACACAGCGAGAGGGGCAGCCGCCCGGAGTGACGACGACGACAGGACTCAGGGTAATGGCGGAAGAAGCGAATGAGCACATTATTGGGGAAGGAGATGCAGTAGCGACCACAAAATCATCGATCTTCGCAGTCACAGGTGACGACGACGTGCGAGATTGACTCCGGGGCTTCCGGCTTCGTCAGCAGCGGCCATCGGCGTCGTAGTAGGGTGCTTGGTTGTTCAGGGTGGCGGCTAGAGCATGGAGGTATAAGGGTGGCGGTTGGTGAACATGAGCTAGGTTTAGGCTTTTGGAAGTGGCGATCCTTAAGACGGGAGGGAAAGACCAACGGGTTCAAGTCCCGTATCATTACCAAACTTACATGCCTTTTTACGAGATTAGTCCCTACCACAACAATTCCTTTTCAGTTTAACTCCACAATTTACCAATTATCCCCTGCCTTTTGAATTTCTTGCAAAACCAcccaaaattacactttaacccccaatAAATTATGACATTTAACTCCTCGAAACCAACACCTTGCTAAATTATTATTGATTTGGctacaataatataaaatataatttacatctcggggttttagaatttattatttatttaatttaaacggAATGTTACACATTAGGTGGAGGGAACTTGCAACACATGAAGACATTGCTAATCCACCAAAAAAAGCCGAACATCTTCATATTCGAGCTCACAACAAGTGTCATCGAATGGTCACATAGGCGTTAATATTAATGATGATAACGACAACATCGAAGAAATACGTGCGCCTCCTCCTCCCATGGGAATGGACAAAACAAAAGCTTGAGCAAGAGGAAAAGGAAAAACGTCATCTTCAAATTCGTCGGTCGGAACCGAGCGGTCAAATAGTTCGGAGGAAATGATGacacaaataacacaattgaatACAACTTTAGAGAAACATGTGGCTGAAACCATCTGACTAACAGAATATTCATTATTAATGCAAGATATGAGACATCTCGACCCAAATATCTGGAGACGGCTAAAGTGGTGAAGGTGTCGATTCGTGAACAACATAATCTAAAATGCAAATGAAATTTCATAATCTAAAATGCAAATGAAATTTcgatgttatgtttttttttaggtttttttaatttttcacgTCAtggtttttttaaatttttaatgtaattttaatttcatgttattttcaatttttaggatttctaaaatgtaatttttaattttatgttatttgtaattttaatatggtttttattaaaaaaaagttcttatttttttattgaaattaaaaaaaaaaataaaaaaaaaaaaaaaagtttataggTAAAAATAAAATCACTGCTTACACCCTAGTTcgtagaaaaaatataaaaaaatataaaaatgacatCTGGTATATGTCACCCTTTagctttgacaaaaaaaaaatgcaCCAAACTCTTGCCTAAACAAATTCTCAAGAAAAATAGCAGCATTTTTAACGTTAAAAAGCTTCAATTTTCCGCCATTAATTTCATAAGTATATGTGCGAACGCATGCCAACTACTTCCCTGCTCTTCATAGTCACGACTCACGCccacatactctctctctctctctctctctctctctctctctctcaggtgGATGAATGGTTAGAACAAATTTATGAAAATTGAAGTTTGGTAAACTGGGTTTGGTTTCTTAAGAGCAGATTGATTGTCGCAGAAAGAGGAAAATGGTGATCATAACCCAGGATATGATAAAGCAATTCCAGAATCTGATAGAAGCATGTTAgtgtttctctctctctttctaaaaCCCTCACATTTCtctttgatttgattttttcCGGTGATTCACACTCTAATTTGTTTCCGCAGTTGACGAGCCTATCAAGATCATATACGAGGTTCGATTTCTGCTCTACTTAGCTGTTTGGATCTGTTGTTAGTATAGTTTCTAATATTTACCGACTCAACCGCGATCCCCTTTTATAATTCTCGATCATTTTTCCTGATCTGAATCGCTAAATTCAAATCGAAGTCAGCGTTTGAATCTTTTCGTCAAACGAACCATTTTCTTCAAATCTCAATACAGCAAAGCGTGTATAAACTTCAAATTCGTATGGTCTCtgttaaattaattataattactGCTCTAATTCGATCTTCATTTCCAGAATTTGCATCAAGGATATCCAACTGAGACTATTGTTCGGTTTCTTAAAGCACGAGACGGAAACATCTCCAAAGCTCataaaatggttaaaatcaaactCATTCTCGTTGAAACTTAAAACTCATTATCACATTACATGCCTGCTGATGCATCTTAGCGTTTCAGCTTGTCGATTGTCTAAATTGGAGGATTGAAAACCAGATCGACAAAATATTGTCGGTGAGTTTTGTTcatgaaatatttacagtttttcAGGTAATCATCATTGCTAACTTTCTGCTTATAAACCCAGAAACCAATCGTCCCTGTTGAGCTTTACAGATCAGTGCGTGAATCCCAGCTTATAGGCATGTCAGGTTACACAAAAGATGTATGCGTTTTTCACCCAACTAATACTATTCTGGTTTCATTTGCTTCCATATTCATGGTTCTCTGGTTTCTTGATAAACTATCCAGGGGCGACCTGTTATTGCTGTTGGTGTAGGGCTTAGCACATATGACAAAGCATCTGTAAGCATTCCATATCTTCTGATTCCGATTATGATTCTGATTCTGATTCTTCAAATTGTAATTAGCACTACAAAAGTTCACATCCAGATACCCTTATGTTTCATGGTATTTTTCTCTTCTATTCTAGATTCATTGCTATGTTCAATCACACATCCAGATAAACGAATACAGAGACCGCATAATTTTGGTAAGTTCATATCACAATAATACTTTCAAGTTTCAACCACATAAATTTTCCATCATCTTTTCAAATAAGCATTAAGCAACTCCCCTTACATTTTAGCCATCTGCAACAAAAAATTTTGAACGACACATAAGCACATGTGTCAAGGTTCTTGATATGACTGGGCTCAAACTTTCCCATCTCAATCAAATCAAGGTACGCTACTTACTCTATCAAATCAGTAATCCAGTAGTTAGTTTATGAAACTAATTATAAATCTTATGTTAATACATTTTCATCAAATTTGTTGCAGTTATTAACTGTTATATCTAGCATCGATGACTTAAACTACCCAGAGAAGACAGATACTTACTATATAGTGAATGCACCATATGTATTTTCAGCTTGCTGGAAGGTTTGTCATTTCTCTTCACTTTTGATGAAAGATTTTAAGATTCTTTTCTACACCCGAatcataaagtttgaatctttgcAGGTTGTGAAGCCACTCCTGcaagaaagaacaagaaagaAGGTCCAGGTGCTTTCGGGTTGTGGGAAAGATGAACTCTTGAAGGTACTTTAAGCGTGTCTGTTTGTTATGATGGAATGAATGGAATGGAATAGATCATTACATTCCATTTCCATGTTGGAATGAGTCCCTGATGTTATATATTTTACTTGAAATGAGCAGATAATGGATTACGAATCTCTACCCCATTTTTGTAGAAGACAAGGGTCTGGATCATCAAAGCTTGCAAGAAACAACAGTGGTGATGATGATTCTTGTTTCTCATTGGACCATGGGTTCCACCAGCAGCTGTATAACTACATAAACCAACAAGCTGCTGGTGTAAAACCGCGGGCCCCACTCAAGCAAGGATCTTTTCATGTGGGGTTCCCTGAACCTGATCTAATGGACTGTAAGATTGTTCAAACGATAGAAACTGAGTTTCATAAGATAGAGAACCAAAATGGGTTTGCTGATGATGAACATGATCACAAGGGTAAGATAAATGGTGAACAACATTAAAAGGGAGAAGAAACAAATGTTGGAACTCGCAATTGATAATTATTCAATTGTGTatgataattatatatatatagatatatcttATAACGTTATGTTATGTTGTAATTTTTATAAACGCGTTTCACACTCCCTTGAAACGAAACGAGAAAAATAGTGTTTTTGACCTTAAAATTCGAATATAAGTTGATGAAGCACACACAATAAAGCATGAATTTTTATCATGTCCATTGCAGTCTCATATAATGTAAAATCATTCAAATCAATTTTGCTGTTGTTTCGGTTGTAGCTAGTTTGTTATCGTGACTTTAATGGTGTATTTAGTACAATTAGACATTTGTGGCTAAATGACGATAATTGTGAGACTTACATGTCAAAAAAGTAAATACTCGCATGATTGtcttttaataaatcataaattcataaacCTAAAACCTAAAACCTGCCAACCATAGTCTATCACTATTCTACCTTTAAAATAAATGGTTTAGGttatttttggtcacttaatttttgtttttgtgctcatttggtcacttaactcttttttAAGTTATAAAAGGTCATGAAACTTTGGCTTTGtgttcatttagtcacttaacttgtggtttggtcacatttagtcacctaacttttaaaattgtgtccatttagtcactaaacttttaaactttttcaaatgtttagtgactaaatgagcacatttttaaaagtttgatgactaaatgagcacaaatctaaaagttaagtgaccaaaccaaaagttaaatgACTAAATGAGCGTAAAGTCAAAAGTTttatgaccttttaaaacttaaaaatagttaagtgaccaaatgagaacaaaaccaaaagttaagtgaccaaaaatgacctaaaccctaaaATAAAAACCAGAGCTAATAGTGATTAATCTCTAGctgtattttattttccattccgtttttaacacacacacacacaaaaaatattgaatatttcaaatatattttttttcttgaactTTTTTAGATTTTATAAATACCCCTTCAATTTACAAGTTTTTACAAATTTGACAAAAAACTTTTTATTATAATAACTCTAAAATTTAtatagttaaataaatataaCCAACCATTTGAAGTAATTTCAAATATAAAAAggaaaaaacttcataaatggtccctgtggtttcatgAAATATGAAGTTTTTTCCTTAAGTTTCAAAAAACTCACAGTTGATCCctttggtttcaaaacttttaatgtaCAGTCCTTATACCTCACTTCGTTACCATTTAGCCGTTAACtcaatttttaatataatattgcAGGGGTAATTTTGTCATTTCACTTGTAACCTTCACTCTTTAAGAGGGAAATGATTATGTTCAGTAGCAATTGTTTGCATGTCAACTCCACAACTCGTCCTTCTCCCAAGAACATAACTAGCTTCACTTCAGTTCATCACACCATTTTCATCGCACAAGCAAGA encodes:
- the LOC111888132 gene encoding phosphatidylinositol/phosphatidylcholine transfer protein SFH2 — encoded protein: MVIITQDMIKQFQNLIEAFDEPIKIIYENLHQGYPTETIVRFLKARDGNISKAHKMLVDCLNWRIENQIDKILSKPIVPVELYRSVRESQLIGMSGYTKDGRPVIAVGVGLSTYDKASIHCYVQSHIQINEYRDRIILPSATKNFERHISTCVKVLDMTGLKLSHLNQIKLLTVISSIDDLNYPEKTDTYYIVNAPYVFSACWKVVKPLLQERTRKKVQVLSGCGKDELLKIMDYESLPHFCRRQGSGSSKLARNNSGDDDSCFSLDHGFHQQLYNYINQQAAGVKPRAPLKQGSFHVGFPEPDLMDCKIVQTIETEFHKIENQNGFADDEHDHKGKINGEQH